A single Populus alba chromosome 7, ASM523922v2, whole genome shotgun sequence DNA region contains:
- the LOC118043507 gene encoding protein ACTIVITY OF BC1 COMPLEX KINASE 8, chloroplastic isoform X1, with translation MASSLPLPELIFLSPKTRTPKHHHHLLSLSRHSLSKLNFSVKKTKFNLPLRTPVIRALKEDTAVIEEREREILKELNGNGNGRVNGSVERYVNGGLVSVEEGESSSNESLVKYVNGNGAAAVATAEILVEEKKEGSKEEGRQKRIEEIGKEDAWFKRAGQQQIEVSVAPGGRWSRFKTYSTIQRTLEIWGSVLTFIFKVWLNNQKFSYRAGGMTEEKKMVRRKALAKWLKESILRLGPTFIKIGQQFSTRVDILAQEYVDQLSELQDQVPPFPSETAVSIVEEELGAPVDDIFDRFDYEPIAAASLGQVHRARLKGQEVVIKVQRPGLKDLFDIDLKNLRVIAEYLQKVDPKSDGAKRDWVAIYDECANVLYQEIDYTMEASNAELFASNFKEMEYVKVPAIYWEYTTAQVLTMEYVPGIKINKIQALDQLGVDRKRLGRYAVESYLEQILSHGFFHADPHPGNIAVDDVNGGRLIFYDFGMMGSISPNIREGLLEAFYGIYERDPDKVLEAMIQMGVLVPTGDMTAVRRTALFFLNSFEERLAAQRREREMETAQLGFKKPLSKDEKIEKKKQRLAAIGEDLLSIAADQPFRFPATFTFVVRAFSVLDGIGKGLDPRFDITEIAKPYALELLKFREAGVEVLLKDFRKRWDRQSRAFYNLFRQADRVQKLADTIQQLEQGDLKLRVRTLEAERAFQRVAAVQKTVGSAVAVGSLVNLATILYLNSIRVPAIAASIFCAFFSFQVLFGVLKVKKLDQQERLITGTA, from the exons ATGGCTTCTTCTTTACCTCTACCGGAGCTCATCTTTCTCTCCCCAAAAACCAGAACTCCAAAACATCACCACCACCTGCTTTCTCTTTCTAGACACTCTCTCTCTAAACTTAACTTTtctgttaaaaaaactaaattcaaccTTCCTCTTCGAACTCCAGTAATTCGAGCTTTGAAGGAGGATACTGCAGTGATCGAGGAGAGAGAGCGAGAAATTTTGAAGGAACTGAATGGAAATGGAAACGGAAGAGTGAATGGATCAGTGGAGAGGTATGTAAATGGTGGATTGGTGAGTGTGGAAGAGGGAGAGAGTAGTAGTAATGAGAGTTTGGTGAAGTATGTGAATGGAAATGGTGCTGCAGCCGTGGCGACAGCAGAGATTTTGGTGGAGGAGAAGAAGGAAGGGTCGAAGGAGGAAGGAAGGCAGAAGAGGATAGAGGAAATCGGGAAAGAAGATGCTTGGTTTAAGCGTGCCGGTCAACAACAGATTGag GTTTCTGTTGCACCTGGTGGGAGATGGAGTAGATTCAAGACCTATTCAACGATACAAAGGACTTTGGAAATATGGGGATCTGTTTTAACATTTATCTTCAAGGTTTGGTTGAACAACCAGAAATTCTCTTATCGAG CAGGAGGAATGACggaggagaaaaaaatggtGAGGAGGAAGGCCCTTGCCAAGTGGTTAAAGGAAAGCATATTAAGATTAGGTCCAACATTCATAAAAATTGGCCAGCAGTTCTCCACAAGAGTGGACATTCTTGCTCAAGAATACGTTGATCAATTGTCTGAACTTCAG GATCAAGTTCCTCCATTTCCATCAGAGACTGCTGTTTCTATAGTTGAGGAAGAGCTTGGAGCTCCAGTGGATGATATCTTTGATCGGTTTGACTACGAACCCATAGCTGCTGCAAGTCTTG GCCAAGTTCACCGTGCAAGATTGAAAGGACAGGAAGTTGTGATTAAAGTCCAAAGACCCGGTCTCAAGGATCTTTTTGATATTGACCTAAAAAACCTGAGG GTAATAGCTGAATACCTTCAAAAGGTTGACCCAAAGTCAGATGGTGCAAAGAGGGACTGGGTTGCAATATATGATGAATGTGCGAACGTCTTGTACCAG GAGATTGATTATACTATGGAAGCTTCTAATGCAGAACTGTTTGCCAGTAATTTCAAAGAGATGGAGTATGTTAAAGTCCCAGCAATATATTGGGAATACACCACGGCGCAG GTTCTGACAATGGAATATGTCCCAGggatcaaaataaacaaaattcaagCATTAGATCAACTGGGTGTTGATCGCAAAAG ATTGGGCAGATATGCGGTTGAATCTTATTTGGAACAAATTCTATCTCATGGATTCTTCCATGCCGACCCT CATCCAGGAAATATTGCTGTTGATGATGTCAATGGAGGAAGGTTGATCTTTTATGATTTTGGAATGATGGGAAG TATCAGTCCAAACATTCGAGAAGGGTTGCTGGAAGCATTCTATGGAATTTATGAAAGGGATCCGGATAAG GTCCTTGAGGCAATGATCCAAATGGGTGTTCTTGTGCCTACTGGAGACATGACAGCTGTCAGACGAACTGCACTATTCTTTCTCAATAG TTTTGAAGAGCGTCTCGCTGctcaaagaagagagagagaaatggaaACAGCACAACTCGGCTTTAAAAAGCCATTGAGCAAGGatgaaaaaatagagaaaaagaagcaACGTCTGGCTGCAATAG GGGAAGATTTATTATCCATTGCAGCAGATCAACCTTTCCGTTTTCCTGCCACTTTCACATTTGTTGTGAGAGCATTTTCAG TATTGGATGGCATTGGGAAAGGCCTTGACCCTCGGTTTGATATTACGGAGATTGCAAAACC CTATGCACTTGAGCTGCTAAAGTTTCGCGAAGCTGGAGTTGAAGTTCTCTTGAAG GACTTCAGAAAAAGGTGGGACAGGCAGTCTCGTGCATTCTACAACTTATTTAGACAGGCTGATAGAGTTCAAAAGCTTGCTGATACTATCCAACAATTG GAGCAAGGTGATTTGAAGCTCCGAGTTCGAACCCTGGAGGCTGAGAGGGCATTCCAGCGTGTTGCAGCTGTCCAGAAGACAGTAGGGAGT
- the LOC118043507 gene encoding protein ACTIVITY OF BC1 COMPLEX KINASE 8, chloroplastic isoform X2: MASSLPLPELIFLSPKTRTPKHHHHLLSLSRHSLSKLNFSVKKTKFNLPLRTPVIRALKEDTAVIEEREREILKELNGNGNGRVNGSVERYVNGGLVSVEEGESSSNESLVKYVNGNGAAAVATAEILVEEKKEGSKEEGRQKRIEEIGKEDAWFKRAGQQQIEVSVAPGGRWSRFKTYSTIQRTLEIWGSVLTFIFKVWLNNQKFSYRGGMTEEKKMVRRKALAKWLKESILRLGPTFIKIGQQFSTRVDILAQEYVDQLSELQDQVPPFPSETAVSIVEEELGAPVDDIFDRFDYEPIAAASLGQVHRARLKGQEVVIKVQRPGLKDLFDIDLKNLRVIAEYLQKVDPKSDGAKRDWVAIYDECANVLYQEIDYTMEASNAELFASNFKEMEYVKVPAIYWEYTTAQVLTMEYVPGIKINKIQALDQLGVDRKRLGRYAVESYLEQILSHGFFHADPHPGNIAVDDVNGGRLIFYDFGMMGSISPNIREGLLEAFYGIYERDPDKVLEAMIQMGVLVPTGDMTAVRRTALFFLNSFEERLAAQRREREMETAQLGFKKPLSKDEKIEKKKQRLAAIGEDLLSIAADQPFRFPATFTFVVRAFSVLDGIGKGLDPRFDITEIAKPYALELLKFREAGVEVLLKDFRKRWDRQSRAFYNLFRQADRVQKLADTIQQLEQGDLKLRVRTLEAERAFQRVAAVQKTVGSAVAVGSLVNLATILYLNSIRVPAIAASIFCAFFSFQVLFGVLKVKKLDQQERLITGTA, from the exons ATGGCTTCTTCTTTACCTCTACCGGAGCTCATCTTTCTCTCCCCAAAAACCAGAACTCCAAAACATCACCACCACCTGCTTTCTCTTTCTAGACACTCTCTCTCTAAACTTAACTTTtctgttaaaaaaactaaattcaaccTTCCTCTTCGAACTCCAGTAATTCGAGCTTTGAAGGAGGATACTGCAGTGATCGAGGAGAGAGAGCGAGAAATTTTGAAGGAACTGAATGGAAATGGAAACGGAAGAGTGAATGGATCAGTGGAGAGGTATGTAAATGGTGGATTGGTGAGTGTGGAAGAGGGAGAGAGTAGTAGTAATGAGAGTTTGGTGAAGTATGTGAATGGAAATGGTGCTGCAGCCGTGGCGACAGCAGAGATTTTGGTGGAGGAGAAGAAGGAAGGGTCGAAGGAGGAAGGAAGGCAGAAGAGGATAGAGGAAATCGGGAAAGAAGATGCTTGGTTTAAGCGTGCCGGTCAACAACAGATTGag GTTTCTGTTGCACCTGGTGGGAGATGGAGTAGATTCAAGACCTATTCAACGATACAAAGGACTTTGGAAATATGGGGATCTGTTTTAACATTTATCTTCAAGGTTTGGTTGAACAACCAGAAATTCTCTTATCGAG GAGGAATGACggaggagaaaaaaatggtGAGGAGGAAGGCCCTTGCCAAGTGGTTAAAGGAAAGCATATTAAGATTAGGTCCAACATTCATAAAAATTGGCCAGCAGTTCTCCACAAGAGTGGACATTCTTGCTCAAGAATACGTTGATCAATTGTCTGAACTTCAG GATCAAGTTCCTCCATTTCCATCAGAGACTGCTGTTTCTATAGTTGAGGAAGAGCTTGGAGCTCCAGTGGATGATATCTTTGATCGGTTTGACTACGAACCCATAGCTGCTGCAAGTCTTG GCCAAGTTCACCGTGCAAGATTGAAAGGACAGGAAGTTGTGATTAAAGTCCAAAGACCCGGTCTCAAGGATCTTTTTGATATTGACCTAAAAAACCTGAGG GTAATAGCTGAATACCTTCAAAAGGTTGACCCAAAGTCAGATGGTGCAAAGAGGGACTGGGTTGCAATATATGATGAATGTGCGAACGTCTTGTACCAG GAGATTGATTATACTATGGAAGCTTCTAATGCAGAACTGTTTGCCAGTAATTTCAAAGAGATGGAGTATGTTAAAGTCCCAGCAATATATTGGGAATACACCACGGCGCAG GTTCTGACAATGGAATATGTCCCAGggatcaaaataaacaaaattcaagCATTAGATCAACTGGGTGTTGATCGCAAAAG ATTGGGCAGATATGCGGTTGAATCTTATTTGGAACAAATTCTATCTCATGGATTCTTCCATGCCGACCCT CATCCAGGAAATATTGCTGTTGATGATGTCAATGGAGGAAGGTTGATCTTTTATGATTTTGGAATGATGGGAAG TATCAGTCCAAACATTCGAGAAGGGTTGCTGGAAGCATTCTATGGAATTTATGAAAGGGATCCGGATAAG GTCCTTGAGGCAATGATCCAAATGGGTGTTCTTGTGCCTACTGGAGACATGACAGCTGTCAGACGAACTGCACTATTCTTTCTCAATAG TTTTGAAGAGCGTCTCGCTGctcaaagaagagagagagaaatggaaACAGCACAACTCGGCTTTAAAAAGCCATTGAGCAAGGatgaaaaaatagagaaaaagaagcaACGTCTGGCTGCAATAG GGGAAGATTTATTATCCATTGCAGCAGATCAACCTTTCCGTTTTCCTGCCACTTTCACATTTGTTGTGAGAGCATTTTCAG TATTGGATGGCATTGGGAAAGGCCTTGACCCTCGGTTTGATATTACGGAGATTGCAAAACC CTATGCACTTGAGCTGCTAAAGTTTCGCGAAGCTGGAGTTGAAGTTCTCTTGAAG GACTTCAGAAAAAGGTGGGACAGGCAGTCTCGTGCATTCTACAACTTATTTAGACAGGCTGATAGAGTTCAAAAGCTTGCTGATACTATCCAACAATTG GAGCAAGGTGATTTGAAGCTCCGAGTTCGAACCCTGGAGGCTGAGAGGGCATTCCAGCGTGTTGCAGCTGTCCAGAAGACAGTAGGGAGT